A portion of the Kribbella jejuensis genome contains these proteins:
- a CDS encoding alpha/beta fold hydrolase, producing the protein MNTVVSKDGTTIAYDRRGTGPALVLVDGALCSRAQGPMPALAEALADRFTVYNYDRRGRGDSGDAGEYAVDREIEDLAAVIEAAGGSAYVYGSSSGAALALRATAAGLPVEKLVAFEPPYVVDDSRKQIPRTWAADLEALEPAAAIKYFFTKGIGLPAAFVTMMKLMPAWKPMKALAHTLPYDAQVLGTNCFGDPMDAAQWAPIDQPVLVVNGGKSPAWMKTSTRALAAAVPGARHTEVPGQNHVIKASAIAPVIADFCQ; encoded by the coding sequence ATGAACACAGTGGTTTCCAAGGACGGTACGACGATCGCGTACGACCGGCGCGGCACCGGCCCAGCCCTCGTACTGGTCGACGGAGCGCTCTGCTCCCGCGCACAAGGCCCGATGCCGGCCCTCGCCGAGGCGCTCGCGGACCGCTTCACCGTCTACAACTACGACCGGCGCGGGCGCGGCGACTCCGGCGACGCCGGTGAGTACGCCGTCGACCGCGAGATCGAGGACCTGGCCGCGGTGATCGAGGCGGCGGGCGGGTCGGCGTACGTCTACGGCTCGTCGTCCGGTGCGGCGCTCGCGCTGCGGGCGACGGCCGCAGGGCTGCCGGTCGAGAAGCTCGTCGCGTTCGAGCCGCCGTACGTCGTCGACGACAGCCGCAAGCAGATCCCGCGCACCTGGGCCGCGGACCTCGAGGCGCTGGAGCCGGCCGCGGCGATCAAGTACTTCTTCACCAAGGGCATCGGGTTGCCGGCCGCGTTCGTCACGATGATGAAGCTGATGCCGGCGTGGAAGCCGATGAAGGCGCTGGCGCACACGCTGCCGTACGACGCTCAGGTGCTCGGCACGAACTGCTTCGGGGATCCGATGGACGCGGCGCAGTGGGCGCCGATCGACCAGCCGGTCCTGGTGGTCAACGGCGGGAAGAGCCCGGCGTGGATGAAGACCTCGACCCGCGCGCTCGCGGCCGCCGTACCGGGTGCGCGGCACACCGAGGTGCCGGGGCAGAACCACGTGATCAAGGCGTCGGCGATCGCTCCGGTGATCGCGGACTTCTGCCAGTGA
- a CDS encoding alpha/beta fold hydrolase translates to MNNLLKVSDAELYYEVRGHGPLVVLVGAPMDADAFAPLADLLAPDYTVLTLDPRGVKRSTLSPGGTSRPDQRADDLAALIRHVDAGPAVVLGSSGGAVSALALAQYHPEVVRTVIAHEPPLSRLLPDADELLAMAERQMADYLAGDVVGAWKQFFRGANIPIPDEVVELMFGGDRDPVQVAAERFWFGHEMRETITWLPDLAKLRQADIVVGIGQESTGQLCDRTSTALADRLGVEPTRYPGGHTGFADVPDAFVKVLRAQLEVLHSPR, encoded by the coding sequence ATGAACAATTTGCTAAAGGTCTCCGACGCAGAGCTGTACTACGAGGTGCGCGGCCACGGACCGCTGGTGGTCCTGGTCGGCGCACCGATGGACGCGGACGCGTTCGCCCCGCTGGCCGACCTGCTGGCGCCGGACTACACGGTGCTGACGCTGGACCCGCGCGGCGTGAAGCGCAGCACGCTGAGCCCAGGCGGTACGTCGCGACCGGACCAGCGCGCCGACGACCTGGCGGCTCTGATCCGGCATGTGGACGCCGGGCCTGCCGTCGTTCTCGGATCCAGCGGCGGCGCGGTCAGCGCGCTGGCGCTCGCGCAGTACCACCCGGAGGTCGTGCGGACCGTGATCGCGCACGAGCCGCCGCTCAGCCGGTTGCTGCCGGACGCCGATGAACTGCTCGCGATGGCCGAGCGGCAGATGGCCGACTACCTGGCCGGCGACGTGGTCGGCGCGTGGAAACAGTTCTTCCGTGGCGCGAACATCCCGATCCCCGACGAGGTGGTCGAGCTGATGTTCGGCGGCGACCGGGATCCGGTCCAGGTGGCCGCCGAGCGGTTCTGGTTCGGCCACGAGATGCGCGAGACTATCACCTGGCTCCCGGACCTGGCCAAGCTCCGCCAGGCCGACATCGTGGTCGGCATCGGGCAGGAATCGACCGGCCAGCTCTGCGACCGTACGTCGACCGCCCTCGCCGACCGGCTCGGCGTCGAACCCACCCGCTACCCGGGCGGCCACACCGGCTTCGCCGACGTACCGGACGCGTTCGTGAAGGTGCTGCGGGCTCAGTTGGAAGTTCTCCACAGTCCGAGGTGA
- a CDS encoding DUF3618 domain-containing protein produces MSTTKNGAHREPMSESETLRVDLEQTRQHLADTVQELSRRLNVPHRMKETAGHAGQTMKQTAGHAGQAVKETAGHAGQAVKQTAEQAVKQVPGAVKQVPGAVKQVPGAVKELPAVGKRHPRAVAAVGGAFALGVAAAAWMARRHK; encoded by the coding sequence GTGAGTACCACCAAGAACGGAGCGCACCGCGAGCCGATGTCCGAGAGCGAGACGCTGCGCGTCGATCTCGAACAGACCCGGCAGCACCTGGCTGACACCGTGCAGGAGCTGAGCCGGCGCCTCAACGTTCCACACCGGATGAAGGAGACCGCGGGCCACGCCGGGCAGACGATGAAGCAGACCGCCGGGCACGCCGGGCAGGCGGTGAAGGAAACCGCGGGGCATGCCGGTCAGGCGGTCAAGCAGACCGCGGAGCAGGCGGTCAAGCAGGTGCCCGGTGCGGTGAAGCAGGTGCCTGGTGCTGTGAAGCAGGTGCCTGGTGCAGTCAAGGAGTTGCCGGCGGTCGGTAAGCGGCACCCGAGGGCCGTCGCTGCGGTCGGCGGTGCGTTCGCCCTCGGCGTTGCTGCTGCGGCGTGGATGGCTCGCCGGCACAAGTAG
- a CDS encoding TIGR03564 family F420-dependent LLM class oxidoreductase, translated as MRIGMAFGDVRGPSPLPVITRQIHEAAAAGVRSAWISDGVGWDALTALAAVGPVPPGLELGTAVVPFPQRHPLLLARQVLTTQAALGHPLTLGIGAGIARMVETMYGFPTTRPAARLREYLEVLHPLLQGKPVDHHGEYYTAVAELTRPTAGPGAGADGVGLPAPSVLVAALGPVMLKVAGELAAGTVTWMTGPRTLGEHVVPVITRAAGGRVPRVVAGFAVCLTSDEDAVRARFGAEFALAGQVPEYRAMLDREGAAGPADVLLVGDEAAIAKQLDRIRDAGATDVMLAPIGTADEQRRTTEFLSTIGG; from the coding sequence ATGCGTATTGGTATGGCTTTCGGCGACGTCCGCGGACCGAGCCCGCTCCCCGTGATCACCCGCCAGATCCACGAGGCAGCCGCAGCCGGGGTGCGGTCGGCGTGGATCTCGGACGGGGTCGGCTGGGACGCCCTGACCGCCCTCGCCGCCGTCGGGCCGGTCCCGCCTGGGTTGGAGCTCGGCACCGCGGTCGTCCCGTTCCCCCAACGGCACCCGCTACTGCTCGCCCGCCAGGTCCTCACCACCCAGGCGGCCTTGGGCCACCCCCTCACGCTCGGCATCGGCGCCGGCATCGCCCGGATGGTCGAGACGATGTACGGCTTCCCGACAACCCGCCCGGCCGCGCGCCTCCGCGAGTACTTGGAGGTCCTCCACCCCCTGCTCCAGGGCAAACCGGTCGACCACCACGGCGAGTACTACACGGCAGTAGCCGAGCTGACCCGACCCACAGCCGGCCCCGGAGCCGGCGCCGACGGAGTCGGCCTGCCGGCCCCATCGGTTCTGGTGGCTGCGCTTGGGCCGGTGATGTTGAAGGTGGCGGGCGAGTTGGCGGCCGGGACGGTCACCTGGATGACCGGGCCGCGGACGCTCGGCGAGCATGTGGTGCCGGTGATCACGCGGGCGGCAGGTGGGCGGGTGCCGCGGGTGGTGGCGGGGTTTGCGGTGTGTTTGACATCGGACGAGGACGCCGTACGGGCGCGGTTCGGGGCGGAGTTCGCGCTGGCGGGGCAGGTGCCCGAGTACCGGGCGATGCTCGACCGGGAAGGGGCCGCGGGGCCGGCCGACGTACTGCTGGTCGGGGACGAGGCGGCGATCGCCAAGCAGCTCGACCGGATCCGCGACGCCGGCGCCACCGACGTGATGCTGGCGCCGATCGGCACAGCGGACGAACAACGCCGTACGACTGAGTTCTTGTCTACTATCGGCGGGTGA
- a CDS encoding RNA polymerase sigma factor: MTVTDAGGVVDAVWRIESARIIAGVARIVRDVGLAEELAQDALVAALEQWPESGVPKNPGAWLMAIAKRRAIDLIRRKETYQRKLAELGHELEIDGDSVEDDVEAILEDHIEDDLLRLVFTACHPVLTMDARVTLTLKLLGGLKTDEIARAFLAPEATIAQRIVRAKRNLAKAGVQFEVPSGPDLLDRLQSVLEVVYLIYNEGYSATAGDDWMRPALCNEAMRLGRLLVELMPTEPEVLGLLALMELQSSRANARTGPDGEPVLLLEQDRRRWDRLLIRRGLEGIERAWALEKPPGPYLLQAAIAACHARAADPDDTDWARIAGLYAVLAQVTPSPVIELNQAVAISMAFGPERGLQAVDLLADDPSLQDYHLLPSVRGDLLFKLGRLDEARAEFEKAAALTRNERERKLLLERAAAC; encoded by the coding sequence GTGACGGTTACTGATGCCGGTGGGGTGGTCGACGCGGTTTGGAGGATCGAGTCGGCTCGGATTATTGCGGGTGTTGCGCGGATCGTGCGGGACGTGGGGCTGGCGGAGGAACTGGCTCAGGATGCGCTGGTGGCGGCGCTGGAGCAGTGGCCCGAGTCGGGCGTACCGAAGAATCCGGGCGCCTGGTTGATGGCGATCGCGAAGCGCCGGGCGATCGACCTGATCCGGCGCAAGGAGACCTACCAGCGCAAGCTCGCCGAGCTGGGACACGAGCTTGAGATCGACGGCGACTCTGTCGAGGACGATGTCGAGGCGATTCTCGAGGACCACATCGAGGACGACTTGCTCCGCCTGGTGTTCACCGCGTGCCACCCGGTACTCACGATGGACGCCCGCGTCACGCTGACGCTCAAGCTGCTCGGCGGCCTGAAGACCGACGAGATCGCCCGCGCGTTCCTCGCCCCGGAGGCGACGATCGCCCAGCGCATCGTCCGGGCCAAGCGCAACCTCGCGAAGGCCGGGGTCCAGTTCGAAGTACCGTCCGGCCCCGACCTGCTCGACCGCCTGCAATCGGTCCTCGAAGTCGTCTACCTCATCTACAACGAGGGGTACTCCGCGACCGCCGGCGACGACTGGATGCGCCCGGCGCTGTGCAACGAGGCGATGCGCCTGGGCCGGCTGCTCGTCGAGCTGATGCCGACCGAACCCGAAGTACTCGGCCTGCTCGCCCTGATGGAGCTCCAGTCCTCCAGAGCGAACGCCCGCACCGGCCCCGACGGGGAACCGGTACTGCTGCTCGAACAGGACCGCCGCCGCTGGGACCGCCTGCTGATCCGCCGCGGCCTCGAAGGCATCGAGCGCGCCTGGGCCCTGGAGAAACCACCCGGCCCGTACCTGCTCCAGGCCGCGATCGCCGCCTGCCACGCCCGCGCCGCCGACCCCGACGACACCGACTGGGCCCGGATCGCGGGCCTGTACGCCGTCCTCGCGCAAGTCACGCCGTCGCCGGTGATCGAGCTCAACCAGGCGGTCGCGATCTCGATGGCGTTCGGCCCAGAACGCGGACTGCAGGCCGTCGACCTGCTTGCCGACGACCCGTCGCTGCAGGACTATCACCTGCTCCCGAGTGTCCGCGGCGACCTGCTGTTCAAGCTCGGCCGCCTGGACGAGGCCCGTGCCGAGTTCGAGAAGGCGGCCGCGCTCACCCGCAACGAGCGCGAACGCAAACTCCTGCTCGAACGCGCCGCCGCCTGCTGA
- a CDS encoding YciI family protein: MRYMIINKADAGSEAGKLPPAEVGEAVGQVVEDLSKAGVLLFAEGVHRSALGARVKVEGGKRTVTDGPFAETKELVGGVIVVEVRNRDEAIEWAARLAEALRDEVEVRRVVDEADFDSDLFAS; the protein is encoded by the coding sequence ATGCGCTACATGATCATCAACAAGGCCGATGCGGGCAGCGAGGCGGGGAAGTTGCCGCCGGCGGAGGTCGGCGAGGCGGTCGGGCAGGTGGTCGAGGACCTGTCGAAGGCCGGCGTACTGCTGTTCGCCGAAGGCGTGCACCGCAGCGCGCTCGGCGCCCGGGTGAAGGTGGAGGGCGGCAAGCGGACGGTCACCGACGGCCCGTTCGCGGAGACCAAGGAGCTGGTCGGCGGCGTGATCGTCGTCGAGGTCCGCAACCGCGACGAGGCGATCGAGTGGGCCGCCCGGCTGGCCGAGGCACTCCGCGACGAGGTCGAGGTACGGCGGGTCGTCGACGAGGCGGACTTCGACTCGGACCTGTTCGCGAGCTGA
- a CDS encoding superoxide dismutase, with the protein MTTYTLPDLPYDYGALAPSIAGEIMELHHDKHHATYVKGLNDTLEKLAEARDKGDFGAIVGLEKTLAFNLGGHVNHSIFWKNLSPDGGDKPDGELGAAIDEFFGSFDAFQANFTASATTIQGSGWAILGWDALGGKLLIHQLYDQQGNLPAGQIPIAMLDMWEHAFYLQYKNVKPDYVKAWWNVVNWADAQARFDAARSGAAALITGA; encoded by the coding sequence TTGACCACGTACACGCTTCCCGACCTCCCCTACGACTACGGTGCACTCGCGCCGAGCATCGCCGGCGAGATCATGGAGCTGCACCACGACAAGCACCACGCGACCTACGTGAAGGGTCTGAACGACACCCTGGAGAAGCTGGCCGAGGCCCGCGACAAGGGTGACTTCGGCGCGATCGTCGGGCTGGAGAAGACGCTGGCCTTCAACCTCGGCGGGCACGTCAACCACTCCATCTTCTGGAAGAACCTGTCCCCGGACGGTGGCGACAAGCCGGACGGCGAGCTGGGCGCGGCGATCGACGAGTTCTTCGGCTCGTTCGACGCCTTCCAGGCCAACTTCACCGCGAGCGCGACCACGATCCAGGGCTCCGGCTGGGCGATCCTCGGTTGGGACGCGCTGGGCGGCAAGCTGCTGATCCACCAGCTGTACGACCAGCAGGGCAACCTGCCGGCCGGGCAGATCCCGATCGCGATGCTGGACATGTGGGAGCACGCGTTCTACCTGCAGTACAAGAACGTCAAGCCCGACTACGTCAAGGCCTGGTGGAACGTCGTGAACTGGGCCGATGCGCAGGCCCGCTTCGACGCGGCCCGCTCCGGCGCCGCCGCGCTGATCACCGGCGCCTGA
- a CDS encoding phage holin family protein has translation MTTRPEIVRHRAGPIEESTHVGALVSQATSDLSRLVRDELELAKVELKQKGKQAGVGAGLFGGAGTLALYGLGALIAAAILGLATALPAWLSALIVAAVLFAIAAVAALLGKRHVTRAGPPVPTRAVDGMHDDLEALKGHHPEGKVIS, from the coding sequence ATGACGACACGTCCGGAGATCGTCCGGCACCGGGCCGGACCGATCGAGGAGAGCACGCACGTCGGGGCACTGGTCAGCCAGGCGACCAGCGACCTGAGCCGGCTGGTTCGTGACGAGTTGGAACTCGCCAAGGTCGAGCTCAAACAGAAGGGCAAGCAGGCCGGCGTCGGCGCCGGTTTGTTCGGCGGGGCGGGCACGCTGGCGCTGTACGGCCTCGGCGCACTGATCGCCGCCGCGATCCTCGGACTCGCGACCGCGCTGCCCGCCTGGTTGTCGGCGCTGATCGTGGCCGCTGTGTTGTTCGCGATCGCGGCCGTGGCGGCGTTGCTCGGCAAGCGGCACGTGACGCGTGCCGGTCCGCCGGTGCCGACCCGTGCCGTCGACGGCATGCACGACGACCTGGAAGCACTCAAGGGGCACCATCCGGAAGGGAAGGTCATTTCGTGA